The genomic stretch TTTGGCGGTGGGGTTGTAATAACCAATGACGGCTGGGTGGCTACCTCAAAGGGGCTTTTGGCAAAAATCGGCAAGGAAAAATATATTATTTTGACCAATAACCAAAAAGTTTTTGAGGTGGAATCTGTGGTCCTTGATCCGGGCAGTGATCTGGCTTTTGTAAAAATCGACGGGAGGGATCTGCCGGTGGCCAAATTTGGAGAAACCAAAAATGTTGTGTCCGGCCAAGAGCTGTATGGCATAATAAAAGATTTCCCAAAATCAAGAATGGCTAGCCTGCATGTCGCTGAAGTCGATCTAAAAAACGAAAATGAGATAATAGAGTCTACGGAAAAAATGAACCTAGTTGTCTTTTGTCAAGAAGGGTATGACATGAGCTTGCTCGGAGCGCCATTGATAAATATTTCTGGGGAAGTGATAGCAATAGTCAACAACCAAAGTGAGGCGGTGCCAATGGCTTATACAAAGACAATCCTCGATGGGCTTTTGAAAAAAAATAAAATAACCAGAACGAGTCTCGGGGTAAATTATATCAATCTCGCCAAGCATCCAAAAATTGATTCGAAAACCGGCGAGCTGGTCAGCCGCGGAGCGCTCTTGTCTGGTTATAAAAATGTGACGGCAGTAGTAAAAAATAGCCAAGCAGAAAAGGCCGGTCTAAAATCAGGAGATATTATTATCAGCGTGGAAGAAAATACCTTGGGAGAAAAAGAATCTTTGGGTGAAATAATACAAAATTATTTGCCCGGGCAAAAGATAAAAATGACGATTGTCCGCGAGGACAAGGAAAAAGGGATAGAGGTGACACTAGGAAAAACGGAATAAGTCGCTTGTCATCCTCGGGCGAGCGGAGTGAGACCCGGGGATCCATAACCTTATTATTCTAAATTATTTTAATAAATTCTTTTCTTTTTGTTTCTGGATTGCCCGGTCAAGCCGGGCAATGACGGGAGTGGATGTTTTTTATCTGGATTCCCGCCGGAGTTTACCCCGATGGCTATCGGGGCGGGAATGACAGAAAAATCTTGTATTCTAATTTTAAATTCTCCGTTTCGGGGAGTTTTTTTGTTTGCCAAAAACTGCCAATTTTAGCCATCTCTTGACAAATATATAATAATATGGTAAGGTAATAAGAATTTAAATGAACAAAAATCCTTTAATTTGTGCTAAAATAATATTCCCGAATCGGCTGTTTTTGCCTTTAAAAATCATGCCTGCCCGCCTCTGGTGTAAATTATTTTCCAATTATACATAATACTTAATACTAAATACTTGATACTTGCCATACTTGCCCCATTTTTGTTCCTCCGCTTCTGTCCCCTATTTTGGAGATATTGGTGGGAGAATAAACAACGGAATGTAGTTTGAAAACCGAATATCAAAGAAAGGAGAAATTTTTAGTTGTTTTAGTTGTTCGAGTAAACAATAATTCAATCAAATAACGTTTCAAATTTTGCATGGAGGTTTCAAAATGAAACGCACATTTTTGTTTCTCATCGTCTTCTTCGCGCTGATGGCCATCTCGGCTGTCGCGCAGGAGGCGGAAGCGGTGGTAGCCGAAACCGATACATTTTTTTTCAGGTATAGTGAAAAATACAACCTGGAAAGTGGCGGTGGGCTCACCCCCGATGGTGGATGGGGGGTTTTCGATCAATTAATCGCCGAGTCTGGCGATTACGATCTAGTCTTCGTGGGCCAAGCAGATCTAAAGACGGAGGCCTACGACAATCTGGCCAAGCCAACTGATCTACGACTCGACCCCAAGGGCCTGTTGCTCCAGAATATGGGGCAGGAGTTCATTGCACGGCAACGTGCAATGGTTGCTCGGGATCGTGTTGGCCGTGGGCAGGTCCTCGGTAGGGTTGTCGATTCGCCAGACGACCGTGGGCTCAAAGTTTTTCGAACTCCACGTGAATTGTCTGGAAGAATGGCAGAGCTTGCTGAAGCTGCATCTGATTCCTCTGCAAAAGAGGAGGCCCTGCCTGATACGACCCAAAAGGTCGCAGAGGCCGACAGCACTGAGGCCGAGGATACTAAAACCGGCACCGGCGACGGTGGTTTCATCGGGATGGTGGCGAATCGGATATCTTTGTCAGCCGGTCATCAATTTTCTCGCTATGGCTTCAACGGCCCTGTGGGGAAAATTTCTATCGCCCTCTTTGGCGACCCTGAGGTAAAAGGCTTTTCCTTTTCTGTATGGGGTCTTATGGGGCGGACCAGCCTGTTGAAAGACTACTCAGAAACCAAAAGATTTGGGCTGGAACTGCGATACCAAAAAACCCCAAACTTGGGGGTCTCTATAAATGGTGGCTACCATTTGTGGGGCGACTACTACAACGACCCCCAAATTGAAAAGAAGTATAACAAATACTCTCGGCAATTTGAGGGGTGGCAAACCGGCGCATCTCTTTATTTATGGTCCATAGAAGTTTCTTACTTCTGGTCCCAGGGAAGATTTGATGACCGGAAGGGGCCATTGATAAATTGCCCTTGGACTATAAACGACTACAAAACTGATGGGATTCTGATTACTCTGGACCCCATTAAAACATTGAATTTCATTTTCTAGCCCAAGGAGGGCACCATGAAAAGATTTTTCGCAATTTTTATGATCGTGGCTGCTGTTGTTTTTTTGATGGCGGCCTGCGCCAAAAATCCGGTCGAACCGGATGGATGCAAAGAGTGCCCCAAGACCACCCTGTCGATCACCTCGGTGCCGGATAGCGCCGATGTGATGATCGACGGTGGTAGCTACACAACTCCGACCGGACCTATTGAGGTTCGCCCTGGTAGTCACCAGGTGTTCCTCGTGAAAGAAGGCTACTGCGACACGCTGGTAACCCCGGCACCTGTGGCGATCAAGGAACGGGATATTCCCGTCCACGTGATCCTCACGAAAAAATCTGGGGAACCGCAGACCTACGTTGCCATCACAAGCTCGCCGACTGATGCCCTCGTGAGCTGCAATGGAGATTATATCGGCCGAACGCCGATCAATAATCGCCCGGCAGTCGAAGGACAAACCTATGCCCTTCAAGTCTCTAAAGAGGGTTTTGTGACCAGGGATACAACGGTCACAGCCGTCAAGGGAGAAAACCTCGTACATGTAGTACTCGACACTTTGCCGGGTCTGTCGGTTTCGGCTTCGGCCAATCCGGCAACGATCATCTCCGGACAGTCTTCGAATCTGACGGCAGTGGCCAATGGCGGACGCGCTCCTTACACTTACACGTGGAGCAATGGCGCCAGTGGATCATCGATCAAC from Candidatus Kuenenbacteria bacterium encodes the following:
- a CDS encoding serine protease, with the translated sequence MLNNFTHKKIGKEKSGELPKNGAEKLPEIYKAEAEEQLEKPRGGYGMIVLACFLATAFSLAAIFVYDGFFREPVGGGVAGQRVIVDKQENITVTFEERLGYLNEQASQVVVSFYKKPTETSGYFFETAESFGGGVVITNDGWVATSKGLLAKIGKEKYIILTNNQKVFEVESVVLDPGSDLAFVKIDGRDLPVAKFGETKNVVSGQELYGIIKDFPKSRMASLHVAEVDLKNENEIIESTEKMNLVVFCQEGYDMSLLGAPLINISGEVIAIVNNQSEAVPMAYTKTILDGLLKKNKITRTSLGVNYINLAKHPKIDSKTGELVSRGALLSGYKNVTAVVKNSQAEKAGLKSGDIIISVEENTLGEKESLGEIIQNYLPGQKIKMTIVREDKEKGIEVTLGKTE
- a CDS encoding PEGA domain-containing protein gives rise to the protein MIVAAVVFLMAACAKNPVEPDGCKECPKTTLSITSVPDSADVMIDGGSYTTPTGPIEVRPGSHQVFLVKEGYCDTLVTPAPVAIKERDIPVHVILTKKSGEPQTYVAITSSPTDALVSCNGDYIGRTPINNRPAVEGQTYALQVSKEGFVTRDTTVTAVKGENLVHVVLDTLPGLSVSASANPATIISGQSSNLTAVANGGRAPYTYTWSNGASGSSIN